A section of the Falco biarmicus isolate bFalBia1 chromosome 3, bFalBia1.pri, whole genome shotgun sequence genome encodes:
- the SNRNP48 gene encoding U11/U12 small nuclear ribonucleoprotein 48 kDa protein, whose amino-acid sequence MAAPCAVWLGDAVERVLCPYDSHHRVPRASLERHAASCRLRKMGYSAEEEAEMYDSSFFYENLKVPTVAMDKDLQFHIVKQARAQSAKDGTGYSEGSYSSLPVEVPQNHKRFTCDLTQADRLALYDYVVEETKKQRSRSQIMENDSDLFVDLAAKITQDDSQKGPKSHLEILAEMRDYKRRRQSYRAKNVHITKKSYTEVIRDVIGVHMEELSNHWQEENRLDNAEICEGGKSKSSGRKEDRRSASVDSRQSGGSSKDMECTRHRRESSRSPNKRKRSRERGKDRDTRRKRERDEDKYHNYKRRK is encoded by the exons ATGGCGGCTCCCTGCGCGGTGTGGCTCGGGGACGCG GTGGAGCGGGTGCTGTGCCCCTACGACAGCCATCACCGCGTCCCCCGGGCGTCGCTGGAGAGGCACGCCGCGTCCTGCCGGCTGCGCAAGATGGGCTACTCCGCCGAGGAGGAG GCGGAGATGTACGACTCCAGCTTCTTCTACGAAAACCTGAAGGTTCCCACCGTCGCCATGG ATAAAGATTTACAGTTTCACATTGTTAAGCAGGCTAGAGCTCAAAGTGCAAAAGACGGTACAGGCTACAGTGAAG GATCTTACTCATCACTGCCTGTAGAAGTTCCTCAAAATCACAAACGTTTCACCTGTGACCTGACCCAAGCTGATCGCCTTGCTCTTTATGATTATGTTGTtgaggaaacaaagaaacagagatCTAGATCCCAAATAATGGAAAATGACAGTGATCTCTTTGTGGATTTAGCAGCAAAAATCACCCAAG ACGATAGTCAGAAAGGTCCAAAGTCCCATCTTGAAATTCTGGCTGAAATGCGAGACTACAAGAGGCGGCGTCAGTCATACAGAGCCAAGAATGTTCACATAACAAAGAAGTCTTACACTGAG GTGATTCGGGATGTGATTGGTGTGCATATGGAAGAACTCAGCAATCACTGGCAGGAGGAGAACAGGTTGGATAACGCAGAGATATGTGAAGGAGGGAAGTCAAAATCTTCAGGAAG aaaggaagacaggCGATCAGCCTCAGTGGACTCACGGCAGTCTGGAGGAAGCTCTAAGGATATGGAATGCACCAGGCATAGgagagagagcagcaggagtCCGAATAAACGGAAAAGGAGTCGTGAAAGAGGCAAAGACAGAGATACTcggagaaaaagagagag GGATGAAGACAAATATCACAActataaaagaagaaagtag